A window of the Sphingobacteriaceae bacterium genome harbors these coding sequences:
- a CDS encoding proton-conducting transporter membrane subunit has protein sequence MLSLPYLSVLLWLPMVGALLLAFVPRNSHGAIRGLATVIFGIQVVLTALMWGQFDSSQGFQFVEKFDWIPAIGATYHLGVDGISFSLIVLAAVIGVIVAITSYGIEHRVRDYFMFLLILQTGVMGIFMALDYVLFFVFWEVALVPMYFLIGIWGGPRREYAAIKFFIYTLLGSVIMLVGILALYFASGLRTFDVLAIAQHANLPPSLQWWIFLAFYA, from the coding sequence ATGTTGTCACTGCCTTACCTGTCAGTGCTCCTCTGGCTGCCCATGGTGGGGGCCCTGCTGCTGGCCTTCGTGCCCCGTAACAGCCACGGAGCCATTCGAGGTTTGGCAACGGTCATCTTCGGTATTCAGGTGGTCCTGACGGCCCTTATGTGGGGTCAGTTCGACAGTTCCCAGGGGTTCCAGTTCGTGGAGAAGTTCGACTGGATTCCCGCCATCGGGGCCACGTACCACCTGGGCGTTGACGGCATCAGTTTCAGCTTGATCGTGCTGGCGGCCGTCATCGGCGTGATCGTGGCCATCACTTCCTACGGCATCGAGCACCGGGTGCGGGACTACTTCATGTTCCTGCTCATCCTGCAGACCGGTGTCATGGGCATCTTCATGGCCTTGGACTACGTCCTGTTCTTCGTCTTCTGGGAAGTGGCCCTGGTGCCCATGTACTTCCTCATCGGCATCTGGGGCGGACCCCGCCGGGAGTACGCTGCCATCAAGTTCTTCATCTACACCCTGTTGGGCAGCGTCATCATGCTGGTGGGTATCCTGGCCCTCTACTTCGCCAGCGGCCTGCGCACCTTCGACGTCCTGGCCATCGCTCAGCATGCCAACCTGCCTCCGTCTCTGCAGTGGTGGATCTTCCTGGCCTTCTACGCC
- a CDS encoding NADH-quinone oxidoreductase subunit J, translating to MGELTPQVVIFAVLAGITVLGAYKVVTAELVTHAALYFGLVLVTVAGVFVLLNAEFLAMAQILVYVGAVLTVFVFAVMLSIKDELGKDRDVDESVAAPGPVGRWARMARSPLLGWTPLVVSLAMAVLIIRSFGGITALVPTAPAVDNTAAAIGRELFTRYFVPFELASIVLLVAMIGAIILARREGADQ from the coding sequence TTGGGTGAGTTGACTCCCCAGGTTGTCATCTTCGCTGTACTGGCCGGCATTACCGTGCTGGGCGCCTACAAGGTGGTCACGGCCGAACTGGTCACCCACGCGGCCCTTTACTTCGGGCTGGTGCTGGTGACGGTGGCCGGCGTGTTCGTCCTCCTGAACGCCGAGTTCCTGGCCATGGCCCAGATCCTGGTGTACGTGGGCGCCGTTCTGACGGTCTTCGTCTTTGCCGTCATGCTTTCCATCAAGGATGAGCTGGGGAAGGACAGGGACGTGGACGAATCGGTGGCCGCTCCAGGCCCGGTGGGCCGGTGGGCCCGGATGGCCCGGTCGCCCCTGCTGGGCTGGACGCCCTTGGTGGTGTCCCTGGCCATGGCCGTCTTGATCATCCGATCCTTCGGCGGCATCACCGCCCTGGTGCCCACCGCTCCGGCGGTGGACAACACGGCGGCGGCCATCGGCCGGGAGCTGTTCACCCGGTATTTCGTTCCCTTTGAATTGGCGTCCATCGTGCTCCTGGTGGCCATGATCGGCGCCATCATCCTGGCCCGGCGGGAAGGAGCGGACCAATGA
- the nuoL gene encoding NADH-quinone oxidoreductase subunit L, which produces MIEHAWLIAALPLGAAIIQAFIGRRLGPVGGPLVGMVAMAGSLGMAIKVLLEVIAGATVHVQVPWIEVGRLYVPWGFQVGALEASIMVMVTFVSLMVQTYSIGYMAGDAKYNRFFTVVSLFTSGMLIVLMAENLILLLMGWELMSFSSFTLIGHWFEEPENARAALKAFLTTGVANLGLFAGSFLLITNAGTASFSGIADWVASGPSTATMTLAALFLFWGAMGKSAQVPLHAWLPDAMAGPTPGSSLIHAATMVAAGVFLVARTFFLFTAAPDALTVVAYVGGITAFMAATIALVQDDIKKVLAYSTVSQLGYMMLALGTFGYTAAIFHLITHGFFKALLFMGAGSVIHAVGGEQNMKRMGGLLKKLPFTGITFIIGSLALAGIWPFSGFYSKDEILLDVFNSPHQVLFWMGVATALMTAFYMTRAVVMTFFGRPRDERLYEKAHESPAIMTVPLVLLAVPSIVAGLPGAPSLGAPIQSFLTFGEPHVLVGKEFVMTMATASAVLGIVAGYAVYGRNILDRQRLKESLAVVYTVLTEKYFFDHLYHRVIAVGVRILSQIAALFDNYVVDGIVNGVGWLGARLADLAGRFDMRGIDAVVNGFGAAALALGRQTRRMATGAVQSYMLALFAGIVLGLIIMQVVGG; this is translated from the coding sequence GTGATTGAGCATGCATGGTTGATTGCGGCGCTGCCCTTGGGGGCGGCAATCATCCAGGCCTTCATCGGCCGGCGCCTCGGTCCCGTGGGCGGGCCGCTGGTGGGCATGGTCGCCATGGCGGGTTCCCTAGGGATGGCCATCAAGGTCCTCCTGGAGGTCATCGCCGGCGCCACGGTCCATGTCCAGGTGCCGTGGATTGAAGTGGGCCGGCTGTATGTGCCCTGGGGGTTCCAAGTGGGGGCCCTGGAAGCGTCCATCATGGTGATGGTCACCTTCGTGTCCCTGATGGTTCAGACCTACTCCATCGGTTATATGGCCGGGGACGCCAAGTACAACCGCTTCTTCACCGTGGTGTCCTTGTTCACCTCGGGCATGCTCATCGTCCTGATGGCCGAAAACCTCATCCTCCTGCTGATGGGCTGGGAGTTGATGAGCTTCTCGTCCTTCACCCTGATCGGCCACTGGTTTGAAGAGCCGGAGAACGCCCGGGCCGCCCTGAAGGCCTTCCTGACCACAGGCGTGGCCAACCTGGGCCTCTTCGCCGGGTCTTTCCTCCTTATTACCAACGCGGGCACGGCCAGCTTCTCGGGCATCGCCGACTGGGTGGCCTCGGGTCCCAGCACCGCCACCATGACCCTGGCGGCCTTGTTCCTCTTCTGGGGCGCCATGGGCAAATCGGCCCAGGTGCCCCTGCACGCCTGGCTGCCCGACGCCATGGCCGGTCCAACCCCGGGCAGCTCGCTGATCCACGCCGCCACCATGGTCGCGGCGGGCGTCTTCCTGGTGGCCAGGACCTTCTTCCTGTTCACCGCCGCACCCGACGCTTTGACGGTGGTGGCCTATGTGGGCGGCATCACCGCCTTCATGGCGGCCACCATCGCCCTGGTGCAGGACGACATCAAGAAGGTGCTGGCCTACTCCACGGTCAGCCAGCTGGGCTACATGATGCTGGCCCTGGGCACCTTCGGCTATACGGCCGCCATCTTCCACCTCATCACCCACGGCTTCTTCAAGGCCCTCCTCTTCATGGGGGCGGGCAGCGTCATCCACGCCGTGGGCGGCGAGCAGAACATGAAGCGCATGGGCGGCCTGCTGAAGAAGCTGCCCTTCACGGGGATCACCTTCATCATCGGGTCCCTGGCCCTGGCGGGCATCTGGCCCTTCTCCGGGTTCTACTCCAAGGATGAAATCTTGCTGGACGTGTTCAACTCGCCCCACCAGGTGCTCTTCTGGATGGGCGTGGCCACGGCCCTCATGACGGCCTTCTACATGACCAGGGCCGTAGTCATGACCTTCTTCGGCCGGCCCCGGGACGAGCGGCTGTACGAGAAGGCCCATGAGTCTCCCGCCATCATGACGGTGCCCTTGGTCCTGCTGGCGGTGCCCTCCATCGTGGCGGGCCTGCCGGGCGCACCCTCCCTGGGCGCACCCATCCAGAGCTTCCTGACCTTCGGCGAGCCCCACGTCCTGGTGGGCAAGGAGTTCGTCATGACCATGGCCACCGCATCGGCGGTGCTGGGCATCGTGGCCGGCTACGCCGTCTACGGCAGGAACATCCTGGACCGGCAGCGGCTCAAGGAATCCCTGGCCGTGGTCTACACCGTGCTTACGGAAAAGTACTTCTTTGATCACCTGTATCACCGGGTGATCGCCGTAGGTGTCCGAATCTTGAGCCAGATTGCGGCTCTGTTCGACAACTACGTGGTGGACGGCATCGTCAACGGCGTCGGCTGGCTGGGCGCCCGGCTGGCGGACTTGGCCGGTCGCTTCGACATGCGGGGCATCGACGCCGTGGTCAACGGCTTCGGCGCAGCGGCCTTGGCCCTGGGCCGGCAAACCCGCCGTATGGCCACAGGAGCCGTGCAATCCTACATGTTGGCCCTGTTCGCAGGGATTGTGCTTGGATTGATCATTATGCAGGTAGTGGGGGGCTGA
- a CDS encoding NADH-quinone oxidoreductase subunit I, which yields MSVVRDAVRMARSFVTGMGITFRQMFQPAATVHYPDDKPDLPTGSRGIPVLKVNAETGELNCTACGLCARSCPPSCIEVIEETDANGKRMRRPLVFNIDMGKCMVCNLCIEACPFDALEMAVHFELSGYAPEDLVFDKNQLATIWQNFDSVRIAGGEKIG from the coding sequence ATGAGCGTCGTTAGAGATGCTGTCCGGATGGCCCGCAGCTTCGTGACAGGCATGGGCATCACTTTTCGCCAGATGTTCCAGCCGGCGGCCACCGTCCACTACCCTGACGACAAGCCGGACCTGCCCACGGGCTCCCGGGGCATTCCGGTGCTGAAGGTCAATGCGGAAACGGGCGAGTTGAACTGCACCGCCTGCGGCCTGTGCGCCCGCAGCTGCCCGCCGTCGTGCATCGAGGTCATCGAAGAGACCGACGCCAACGGCAAGCGCATGCGGCGGCCCCTGGTCTTCAACATCGACATGGGCAAGTGCATGGTCTGCAACCTGTGCATCGAGGCGTGCCCCTTCGACGCCCTGGAGATGGCGGTGCACTTCGAACTGTCGGGCTATGCTCCCGAAGATCTGGTGTTCGACAAGAACCAGTTGGCCACCATCTGGCAGAACTTCGACTCGGTCCGTATAGCCGGAGGTGAAAAGATTGGGTGA
- the nuoH gene encoding NADH-quinone oxidoreductase subunit NuoH → MWESLPPIAQQLIITVIKVTILLGFVGVNFLFLVWMERKISARMQSRVGPYSVGKHGSLQLLADGVKMLSKEDVRPATADRWIWTLAPLVTFFPAVMLYMTIPISPNWTVGSDLNIGLVYLAAISSFTLVGIFMAGWGSNNKYSLLGSMRAAAQLLAYEIPLVVSVLGVVMMAGSLNLRDIVDAQQNAWYLFPQILGFIVFFIAGLAELNRAPFDMAEAEQELVAGYFTEYSGIRWGLFLWAEYTNMFTISALATLLFLGGWHGPPFLPPVVWFMIKSYCLVFVMMWIRWTLPRVRIDQLMDLGWKFLLPVSLLNMLITGIFVVMR, encoded by the coding sequence ATGTGGGAAAGCCTTCCCCCCATCGCGCAGCAGTTGATCATCACCGTAATCAAGGTAACCATCCTGTTGGGCTTTGTCGGCGTCAACTTCCTGTTTCTCGTATGGATGGAGCGGAAGATCAGCGCCCGGATGCAGAGCCGCGTAGGCCCCTACTCCGTAGGTAAGCACGGCTCCCTCCAGCTTCTGGCCGACGGCGTCAAGATGCTCAGCAAGGAAGACGTGCGTCCCGCCACGGCCGACCGCTGGATTTGGACCCTGGCGCCTCTGGTTACATTCTTCCCCGCCGTAATGCTTTACATGACCATTCCCATCAGCCCCAACTGGACCGTAGGCAGCGATCTCAACATCGGCCTGGTCTACCTGGCTGCCATCAGTTCCTTTACCTTGGTGGGCATCTTCATGGCCGGCTGGGGCAGCAACAACAAGTACTCCCTGCTGGGCTCAATGCGGGCGGCCGCCCAGCTTCTGGCCTACGAGATCCCCTTGGTGGTGTCGGTCCTGGGGGTCGTGATGATGGCCGGCTCCCTGAACCTGCGGGACATCGTCGATGCCCAGCAGAACGCCTGGTATTTGTTCCCCCAGATTCTCGGCTTCATCGTCTTCTTCATCGCCGGCCTGGCCGAGCTTAACCGGGCGCCCTTCGACATGGCGGAAGCGGAGCAGGAATTGGTGGCAGGCTACTTCACCGAGTACAGCGGCATCCGCTGGGGCCTCTTCCTGTGGGCCGAGTACACCAACATGTTCACCATCTCGGCCCTGGCCACCCTGCTGTTCCTGGGCGGCTGGCACGGACCGCCCTTCCTGCCGCCGGTCGTATGGTTCATGATCAAGTCCTACTGCCTCGTATTCGTCATGATGTGGATCCGGTGGACGCTGCCCCGGGTGCGCATCGACCAGTTGATGGATTTGGGCTGGAAGTTCCTGTTGCCCGTGTCCTTGTTGAACATGCTGATCACCGGCATCTTCGTCGTGATGAGGTGA
- the nuoK gene encoding NADH-quinone oxidoreductase subunit NuoK, whose product MIPLYYFLFLSTVLFSLGLWGALTRRNAVRVLLCIELMLNAVNINLVAFNRYLTPQLLTGQIFSIFVITIAAAEVAIGLAIVLMIVRRRGITDINKLNLLKG is encoded by the coding sequence ATGATTCCCCTGTATTACTTCCTCTTCCTGTCGACGGTATTGTTCTCCCTGGGCTTGTGGGGGGCCCTGACCCGGCGCAACGCCGTCCGGGTGCTGCTGTGCATCGAGTTGATGCTCAACGCCGTCAACATCAACCTGGTGGCCTTCAACCGGTATCTGACGCCCCAGCTCCTGACGGGTCAGATTTTCTCCATCTTCGTCATCACCATTGCGGCGGCGGAGGTGGCCATCGGCCTGGCCATCGTACTGATGATCGTGCGGCGCCGCGGCATTACCGACATCAACAAGCTGAACCTGCTGAAGGGATAG